A genomic window from Osmerus eperlanus chromosome 5, fOsmEpe2.1, whole genome shotgun sequence includes:
- the zc3h18 gene encoding zinc finger CCCH domain-containing protein 18 isoform X2, whose translation MDTPESPTLSPQSPEEEKGLSENELLDSPEEEEDDEEDRLISDSELLNEDDQDRLEDGEGGGDSELEEEEEKVVQELVSDPEDEEQAGGRLEHMGMEQLEEEDEEETVVLLDGDGPQAIQSAEEDDEGEDRVIEDTPQSPDSEPYRGRPRFSLAEEEEDEGRGRTGKEEEGDDGVGSSVGVEPQEGEDEEEEDEEDERNQRRVVVMREMEEASSVSRELDEHELDYDEEVPEEPSAPQQQQEDEEEGERGPGEDEQEDRENKSVKKKEKKRILPPSPKEAKRPEDGRAMERGRRDSFRDKKKDEDDGEIDEGEIDDDDLEEGEVKDPMDRKIRPRPICRFFIKGNCTWGMSCRFIHPGVNDKGNYSLISKPDPFSPNGAPPGGAPHALMPNNPWGAPVVEELPPPPPPVEPPVESAWERGLRHAKEVLKKATIRKEQEPDFEEKRFNVTIGEDERDFDKENDFFRERSYRITRDIRDEIDFREPLYGGEPYPDPYYDYEMEALWRGGQYENFRVQYTEPPPLPYHYTERERDPRERHRDRERERDHRERERRQREREREREREREKERMRRKEEWERDRLKRDEKERPRERPLREPKEPKEKKEKEEKPLKVPRSPTDMPPRPMEPPQKKEMVTMVKRPDEWKDPWRRSKSPRRRSGMGSPPHGRRRHRPSGSSVSLSISSRSSSRSSSFTGSGSSGSRSSSFSSYSSHSSQHSSFSGSRSRSRSFSSSPSPSGRKIPQNKPEVLPVPAKGPPLKPDALPPPRREKPPPQKLPSPPAPGMPGKPPKPGPGEGPGPGAKPANPRPGARPPQPPREPGKPGNPREGRRKERLPQDPPRRRTVGGGASGSGSSFSGSSSRSRSRSSSNSLSRSPSDSRKSRKSRSLSVSSVSSVSSVSSSSSSVRSADSEDMYADLASPVSSASSRSPPPGHPHPPPHPRKERGPPRERGPNRDKGKPIKKEGPFREDRRKMDPLSGMPPRGANPMPRSGPGARGHPHPHPHQHPHPHPHPHPMQPNMGPAGPYGSHKDIKLTLLNKQQADRGNRKRHVPSERLPSPPTKRMAMSPDRGRDRRMLGRPPLSPRMDRPRGGPGQRPMGGPRPMGGPRPMGGPRPMGGPRPMGGPRPMGGPQGDRKRPMSPPTKSSGKGPGPAAGKPPGPGSAPGSAPGPMPGSGSGSGPGSGKSSSTLSRREELLKQLKAVEDAIARKRAKIPGK comes from the exons AGCTGCTGGACTctccggaggaggaggaggatgatgaggaggacagaCTGATTTCAGACAGCGAGCTCCTCAATGAGGATGACCAGGACAGGCTGGAggacggagagggaggaggggactcagagctggaggaagaggaggagaaggtggtccAGGAGCTTGTCTCTGACCCTGAGGACgaggagcaggcagggggaAGATTGGAACACATGGGGatggagcagctggaggaggaggatgaggaggagactgTCGTTCTGTTGGATGGGGATGGTCCACAGGCCATCCAATCAGCTGAGGAGGATGACGAGGGCGAGGACAGAGTCATTGAGGACACGCCCCAGTCTCCTGATTCAGAACCGTACAGAGGAAGGCCCAGGTTCTCCCTGgccgaagaggaggaggacgaagggcgagggaggactgggaaggaggaagaaggggacgACGGCGTGGGATCATCCGTGGGTGTCGAGCCCCAagagggggaggacgaggaggaggaggacgaggaggacgagaggaacCAAAGGAGAGTGGTGGtgatgagggagatggaggaggcgtCCTCCGTGTCCAGAGAGCTGGACGAACATGAGCTGGACTATGACGAGGAGGTCCCCGAGGAGCCCAGcgccccccagcagcagcaggaggacgaggaggagggcgagaggggtCCCGGGGAGGAcgagcaggaggacagagagaacaagagcgtcaagaagaaggagaagaagcgcATCCTGCCCCCGTCGCCCAAAGAGGCGAAGAGGCCCGAGGACGGCAGGGCGAtggagagggggcggagggacTCGTTCAGGGACAAAAAGAAGGACGAGGATGACGGAGAGATCGATGAGGGAGAGATCGAT GATGATGACCTGGAGGAGGGCGAGGTCAAAGACCCCATGGACCGCAAGATCAGACCTCGGCCAATCTGTCGGTTCTTTATTAAAG GAAACTGCACCTGGGGCATGAGCTGCAGGTTCATCCACCCTGGAGTGAACGACAAGGGCAACTACTCACTCATCAGCAAGCCAGACCCCTTCTCCCCTAACGGAGCCCCGCCCGGGGGGGCACCACACGCACTCATGCCCAACAACCCCTGG gGTGCCCCTGTGGTAGAGGagctgcccccgcccccccctccagtggAGCCCCCAGTCGAGAGTGCCTGGGAGAGGGGCTTGAGGCATGCCAAAGAG GTGTTGAAGAAGGCTACGATACGCAAAGAGCAGGAACCGGACTTTGAGGAGAAACGCTTCAACGTGACGATCGGGGAGGACGAACGAGACTTCGACAAAGAGAATGACTTCTTCAGGGAGCGCAGCTACCGTATCACGCGCGACATCAGAGA TGAGATTGACTTCAGAGAGCCTCTCTACGG tggggAACCATACCCAGACCCATACTATGACTATGAGATGGAAGCCttgtggagaggaggccagtatgAGAACTTCAGAGTCCAGTACACAGAGCCCCCCCCTCTACCCTATCATTATACT GAGCGCGAGCGCGACCCCAGAGAGCGTCATCGGGACCGCGAGAGGGAGCGAGACCACCGCGAGAGAGAGCGCcggcagagagagcgggagagggagcgagagagggagcgagagaaggaaaggatgcgcaggaaggaggagtgggagagagaccgCTTGAAGAGAGACGAGAAGGAGAGACCGAGGGAAAGGCCGTTACGGGAGCCCAAGGAGcccaaggagaagaaggagaaggaggagaaaccTCTGAAAGTGCCTCGCTCTCCAACAGACATGCCCCCCAG GCCCATGGAGCCCCCTCAGAAGAAGGAGATGGTTACCATGGTGAAGCGGCCAGATGAGTGGAAGGACCCCTGGCGGAGGTCCAAATCACCACGGAGACGATCCGGAATGGGCTCCCCACCACATGGGCGGAGGAGACACCGGCCCTCtggctcctctgtctctctgtccatttCCTCCAG GTCGTCGTCCCGCTCGTCCTCCTTCACAGGGTCGGGGTCGTCAGGGTCCCGCTCGTCCTCCTTCAGCTCCTACTCCAGCCACTCGTCCCAGCACAGCTCCTTCAGTGGCAGCCGCTCCAg gtccaggtccttctcctcctctccctcgccttcAGGCCGGAAAATCCCCCAAAACAAACCAGAAGTCCTGCCGGTACCGGCTAAAGG ACCCCCCCTGAAGCCTGACGCCCTGCCACCCCCTCGTAgggagaagccccccccccagaagcTCCCCAGCCCGCCTGCTCCTGGCATGCCTGGGAAGCCCCCCAAGCCCGGGCCTGGGgaggggccggggccgggggccAAGCCTGCCAACCCCCGGCCAGGGGCGCGCCCGCCTCAACCTCCCCGGGAGCCcggcaaacctggcaacccgagGGAGGGCCGCAGGAAGGAGAGACTCCCGCAAGACCCACCCCGCAG GCGGACAGTGGGCGGCGGCGCGAGTGGGAGTGGCAGCAGCTTCTCAGGCTCCTCCTCCCGCTCCAGGTCTCgctcctcctccaactcccTCTCTCGTTCGCCCTCTGACTCGCGGAAGTCCAG AAAATCAAG gTCTCTCAGCGTGAGCAGCGTGTCGTCGGTGTCGTCTGTGTCGTCCAGCAGCAGCTCGGTGAGGAGCGCCGACTCGGAGGACATGTACGCCGACCTGGCCAGCCCCGTGTCCTCCGCCAGCTCccgctccccccctccaggacacccccacccgccgccGCACCCCCGCAAGGAGCGCGGCCCGCCCCGCGAAAGAGGGCCCAACAGGGACAAAG GGAAGCCCATTAAGAAGGAGGGCCCGTTCAGAGAGGACCGCAGGAAGATGGACCCGTTGTCCGGCATGCCCCCACGTGGTGCCAACCCCATGCCCAGGTCTGGGCCGGGCGCCAGgggccaccctcacccccatccccaccaacaccctcacccccaccctcacccccaccccatgcAGCCCAACATGGGGCCCGCGGGACCTTATGGCTCCCATAAGGATATCAAGCTCACCCTCCTCAACAAG CAGCAGGCGGACCGTGGTAACAGGAAGAGGCATGTGCCTTCAGAaaggctcccctccccccccaccaagcGCATGGCCATGTCCCCTGACAGAG GTCGGGACAGGAGGATGCTGGGGAGACCCCCGCTCTCGCCCAGAATGGATCGGCCCAGGGGAGGCCCAGGCCAGCGGCCCATGGGGGGCCCCAGGCCCATGGGGGGCCCCAGGCCCATGGGGGGGCCCAGGCCCATGGGGGGCCCAAGGCCCATGGGGGGCCCAAGGCCTATGGGGGGCCCTCAGGGAGACAG gAAACGCCCCATGTCTCCACCCACCAAGTCTTCTGGGAAGGGCCCGGGTCCAGCAGCAGGCAAGCCCCCAGGCCCGGGCTCTGCTCCTGGCTCCGCTCCTGGGCCCATGCCCGGGTCCGGCTCTGGATCCGGGCCTGGGTCAGGCAAGTCGAGCAGCACCCTGTCTCGTCGCGAGGAGTTGCTGAAACAACTGAAGGCTGTGGAGGACGCCATCGCTCGCAAGAGAGCAAAGATCCCTGGGAaataa
- the zc3h18 gene encoding zinc finger CCCH domain-containing protein 18 isoform X4 encodes MDTPESPTLSPQSPEEEKGLSENELLDSPEEEEDDEEDRLISDSELLNEDDQDRLEDGEGGGDSELEEEEEKVVQELVSDPEDEEQAGGRLEHMGMEQLEEEDEEETVVLLDGDGPQAIQSAEEDDEGEDRVIEDTPQSPDSEPYRGRPRFSLAEEEEDEGRGRTGKEEEGDDGVGSSVGVEPQEGEDEEEEDEEDERNQRRVVVMREMEEASSVSRELDEHELDYDEEVPEEPSAPQQQQEDEEEGERGPGEDEQEDRENKSVKKKEKKRILPPSPKEAKRPEDGRAMERGRRDSFRDKKKDEDDGEIDEGEIDDDDLEEGEVKDPMDRKIRPRPICRFFIKGNCTWGMSCRFIHPGVNDKGNYSLISKPDPFSPNGAPPGGAPHALMPNNPWGAPVVEELPPPPPPVEPPVESAWERGLRHAKEVLKKATIRKEQEPDFEEKRFNVTIGEDERDFDKENDFFRERSYRITRDIRDEIDFREPLYGGEPYPDPYYDYEMEALWRGGQYENFRVQYTEPPPLPYHYTERERDPRERHRDRERERDHRERERRQREREREREREREKERMRRKEEWERDRLKRDEKERPRERPLREPKEPKEKKEKEEKPLKVPRSPTDMPPSRPMEPPQKKEMVTMVKRPDEWKDPWRRSKSPRRRSGMGSPPHGRRRHRPSGSSVSLSISSRSSSRSSSFTGSGSSGSRSSSFSSYSSHSSQHSSFSGSRSRSRSFSSSPSPSGRKIPQNKPEVLPVPAKGEKPPPQKLPSPPAPGMPGKPPKPGPGEGPGPGAKPANPRPGARPPQPPREPGKPGNPREGRRKERLPQDPPRRRTVGGGASGSGSSFSGSSSRSRSRSSSNSLSRSPSDSRKSRKSRSLSVSSVSSVSSVSSSSSSVRSADSEDMYADLASPVSSASSRSPPPGHPHPPPHPRKERGPPRERGPNRDKGKPIKKEGPFREDRRKMDPLSGMPPRGANPMPRSGPGARGHPHPHPHQHPHPHPHPHPMQPNMGPAGPYGSHKDIKLTLLNKQQADRGNRKRHVPSERLPSPPTKRMAMSPDRGRDRRMLGRPPLSPRMDRPRGGPGQRPMGGPRPMGGPRPMGGPRPMGGPRPMGGPRPMGGPQGDRKRPMSPPTKSSGKGPGPAAGKPPGPGSAPGSAPGPMPGSGSGSGPGSGKSSSTLSRREELLKQLKAVEDAIARKRAKIPGK; translated from the exons AGCTGCTGGACTctccggaggaggaggaggatgatgaggaggacagaCTGATTTCAGACAGCGAGCTCCTCAATGAGGATGACCAGGACAGGCTGGAggacggagagggaggaggggactcagagctggaggaagaggaggagaaggtggtccAGGAGCTTGTCTCTGACCCTGAGGACgaggagcaggcagggggaAGATTGGAACACATGGGGatggagcagctggaggaggaggatgaggaggagactgTCGTTCTGTTGGATGGGGATGGTCCACAGGCCATCCAATCAGCTGAGGAGGATGACGAGGGCGAGGACAGAGTCATTGAGGACACGCCCCAGTCTCCTGATTCAGAACCGTACAGAGGAAGGCCCAGGTTCTCCCTGgccgaagaggaggaggacgaagggcgagggaggactgggaaggaggaagaaggggacgACGGCGTGGGATCATCCGTGGGTGTCGAGCCCCAagagggggaggacgaggaggaggaggacgaggaggacgagaggaacCAAAGGAGAGTGGTGGtgatgagggagatggaggaggcgtCCTCCGTGTCCAGAGAGCTGGACGAACATGAGCTGGACTATGACGAGGAGGTCCCCGAGGAGCCCAGcgccccccagcagcagcaggaggacgaggaggagggcgagaggggtCCCGGGGAGGAcgagcaggaggacagagagaacaagagcgtcaagaagaaggagaagaagcgcATCCTGCCCCCGTCGCCCAAAGAGGCGAAGAGGCCCGAGGACGGCAGGGCGAtggagagggggcggagggacTCGTTCAGGGACAAAAAGAAGGACGAGGATGACGGAGAGATCGATGAGGGAGAGATCGAT GATGATGACCTGGAGGAGGGCGAGGTCAAAGACCCCATGGACCGCAAGATCAGACCTCGGCCAATCTGTCGGTTCTTTATTAAAG GAAACTGCACCTGGGGCATGAGCTGCAGGTTCATCCACCCTGGAGTGAACGACAAGGGCAACTACTCACTCATCAGCAAGCCAGACCCCTTCTCCCCTAACGGAGCCCCGCCCGGGGGGGCACCACACGCACTCATGCCCAACAACCCCTGG gGTGCCCCTGTGGTAGAGGagctgcccccgcccccccctccagtggAGCCCCCAGTCGAGAGTGCCTGGGAGAGGGGCTTGAGGCATGCCAAAGAG GTGTTGAAGAAGGCTACGATACGCAAAGAGCAGGAACCGGACTTTGAGGAGAAACGCTTCAACGTGACGATCGGGGAGGACGAACGAGACTTCGACAAAGAGAATGACTTCTTCAGGGAGCGCAGCTACCGTATCACGCGCGACATCAGAGA TGAGATTGACTTCAGAGAGCCTCTCTACGG tggggAACCATACCCAGACCCATACTATGACTATGAGATGGAAGCCttgtggagaggaggccagtatgAGAACTTCAGAGTCCAGTACACAGAGCCCCCCCCTCTACCCTATCATTATACT GAGCGCGAGCGCGACCCCAGAGAGCGTCATCGGGACCGCGAGAGGGAGCGAGACCACCGCGAGAGAGAGCGCcggcagagagagcgggagagggagcgagagagggagcgagagaaggaaaggatgcgcaggaaggaggagtgggagagagaccgCTTGAAGAGAGACGAGAAGGAGAGACCGAGGGAAAGGCCGTTACGGGAGCCCAAGGAGcccaaggagaagaaggagaaggaggagaaaccTCTGAAAGTGCCTCGCTCTCCAACAGACATGCCCCCCAG CAGGCCCATGGAGCCCCCTCAGAAGAAGGAGATGGTTACCATGGTGAAGCGGCCAGATGAGTGGAAGGACCCCTGGCGGAGGTCCAAATCACCACGGAGACGATCCGGAATGGGCTCCCCACCACATGGGCGGAGGAGACACCGGCCCTCtggctcctctgtctctctgtccatttCCTCCAG GTCGTCGTCCCGCTCGTCCTCCTTCACAGGGTCGGGGTCGTCAGGGTCCCGCTCGTCCTCCTTCAGCTCCTACTCCAGCCACTCGTCCCAGCACAGCTCCTTCAGTGGCAGCCGCTCCAg gtccaggtccttctcctcctctccctcgccttcAGGCCGGAAAATCCCCCAAAACAAACCAGAAGTCCTGCCGGTACCGGCTAAAGG ggagaagccccccccccagaagcTCCCCAGCCCGCCTGCTCCTGGCATGCCTGGGAAGCCCCCCAAGCCCGGGCCTGGGgaggggccggggccgggggccAAGCCTGCCAACCCCCGGCCAGGGGCGCGCCCGCCTCAACCTCCCCGGGAGCCcggcaaacctggcaacccgagGGAGGGCCGCAGGAAGGAGAGACTCCCGCAAGACCCACCCCGCAG GCGGACAGTGGGCGGCGGCGCGAGTGGGAGTGGCAGCAGCTTCTCAGGCTCCTCCTCCCGCTCCAGGTCTCgctcctcctccaactcccTCTCTCGTTCGCCCTCTGACTCGCGGAAGTCCAG AAAATCAAG gTCTCTCAGCGTGAGCAGCGTGTCGTCGGTGTCGTCTGTGTCGTCCAGCAGCAGCTCGGTGAGGAGCGCCGACTCGGAGGACATGTACGCCGACCTGGCCAGCCCCGTGTCCTCCGCCAGCTCccgctccccccctccaggacacccccacccgccgccGCACCCCCGCAAGGAGCGCGGCCCGCCCCGCGAAAGAGGGCCCAACAGGGACAAAG GGAAGCCCATTAAGAAGGAGGGCCCGTTCAGAGAGGACCGCAGGAAGATGGACCCGTTGTCCGGCATGCCCCCACGTGGTGCCAACCCCATGCCCAGGTCTGGGCCGGGCGCCAGgggccaccctcacccccatccccaccaacaccctcacccccaccctcacccccaccccatgcAGCCCAACATGGGGCCCGCGGGACCTTATGGCTCCCATAAGGATATCAAGCTCACCCTCCTCAACAAG CAGCAGGCGGACCGTGGTAACAGGAAGAGGCATGTGCCTTCAGAaaggctcccctccccccccaccaagcGCATGGCCATGTCCCCTGACAGAG GTCGGGACAGGAGGATGCTGGGGAGACCCCCGCTCTCGCCCAGAATGGATCGGCCCAGGGGAGGCCCAGGCCAGCGGCCCATGGGGGGCCCCAGGCCCATGGGGGGCCCCAGGCCCATGGGGGGGCCCAGGCCCATGGGGGGCCCAAGGCCCATGGGGGGCCCAAGGCCTATGGGGGGCCCTCAGGGAGACAG gAAACGCCCCATGTCTCCACCCACCAAGTCTTCTGGGAAGGGCCCGGGTCCAGCAGCAGGCAAGCCCCCAGGCCCGGGCTCTGCTCCTGGCTCCGCTCCTGGGCCCATGCCCGGGTCCGGCTCTGGATCCGGGCCTGGGTCAGGCAAGTCGAGCAGCACCCTGTCTCGTCGCGAGGAGTTGCTGAAACAACTGAAGGCTGTGGAGGACGCCATCGCTCGCAAGAGAGCAAAGATCCCTGGGAaataa
- the zc3h18 gene encoding zinc finger CCCH domain-containing protein 18 isoform X3, which yields MDTPESPTLSPQSPEEEKGLSENELLDSPEEEEDDEEDRLISDSELLNEDDQDRLEDGEGGGDSELEEEEEKVVQELVSDPEDEEQAGGRLEHMGMEQLEEEDEEETVVLLDGDGPQAIQSAEEDDEGEDRVIEDTPQSPDSEPYRGRPRFSLAEEEEDEGRGRTGKEEEGDDGVGSSVGVEPQEGEDEEEEDEEDERNQRRVVVMREMEEASSVSRELDEHELDYDEEVPEEPSAPQQQQEDEEEGERGPGEDEQEDRENKSVKKKEKKRILPPSPKEAKRPEDGRAMERGRRDSFRDKKKDEDDGEIDEGEIDDDDLEEGEVKDPMDRKIRPRPICRFFIKGNCTWGMSCRFIHPGVNDKGNYSLISKPDPFSPNGAPPGGAPHALMPNNPWGAPVVEELPPPPPPVEPPVESAWERGLRHAKEVLKKATIRKEQEPDFEEKRFNVTIGEDERDFDKENDFFRERSYRITRDIRDEIDFREPLYGGEPYPDPYYDYEMEALWRGGQYENFRVQYTEPPPLPYHYTERERDPRERHRDRERERDHRERERRQREREREREREREKERMRRKEEWERDRLKRDEKERPRERPLREPKEPKEKKEKEEKPLKVPRSPTDMPPSRPMEPPQKKEMVTMVKRPDEWKDPWRRSKSPRRRSGMGSPPHGRRRHRPSGSSVSLSISSRSSSRSSSFTGSGSSGSRSSSFSSYSSHSSQHSSFSGSRSRSRSFSSSPSPSGRKIPQNKPEVLPVPAKGPPLKPDALPPPRREKPPPQKLPSPPAPGMPGKPPKPGPGEGPGPGAKPANPRPGARPPQPPREPGKPGNPREGRRKERLPQDPPRRRTVGGGASGSGSSFSGSSSRSRSRSSSNSLSRSPSDSRKSRKSRSLSVSSVSSVSSVSSSSSSVRSADSEDMYADLASPVSSASSRSPPPGHPHPPPHPRKERGPPRERGPNRDKGKPIKKEGPFREDRRKMDPLSGMPPRGANPMPRSGPGARGHPHPHPHQHPHPHPHPHPMQPNMGPAGPYGSHKDIKLTLLNKQQADRGNRKRHVPSERLPSPPTKRMAMSPDRGRDRRMLGRPPLSPRMDRPRGGPGQRPMGGPRPMGGPRPMGGPRPMGGPQGDRKRPMSPPTKSSGKGPGPAAGKPPGPGSAPGSAPGPMPGSGSGSGPGSGKSSSTLSRREELLKQLKAVEDAIARKRAKIPGK from the exons AGCTGCTGGACTctccggaggaggaggaggatgatgaggaggacagaCTGATTTCAGACAGCGAGCTCCTCAATGAGGATGACCAGGACAGGCTGGAggacggagagggaggaggggactcagagctggaggaagaggaggagaaggtggtccAGGAGCTTGTCTCTGACCCTGAGGACgaggagcaggcagggggaAGATTGGAACACATGGGGatggagcagctggaggaggaggatgaggaggagactgTCGTTCTGTTGGATGGGGATGGTCCACAGGCCATCCAATCAGCTGAGGAGGATGACGAGGGCGAGGACAGAGTCATTGAGGACACGCCCCAGTCTCCTGATTCAGAACCGTACAGAGGAAGGCCCAGGTTCTCCCTGgccgaagaggaggaggacgaagggcgagggaggactgggaaggaggaagaaggggacgACGGCGTGGGATCATCCGTGGGTGTCGAGCCCCAagagggggaggacgaggaggaggaggacgaggaggacgagaggaacCAAAGGAGAGTGGTGGtgatgagggagatggaggaggcgtCCTCCGTGTCCAGAGAGCTGGACGAACATGAGCTGGACTATGACGAGGAGGTCCCCGAGGAGCCCAGcgccccccagcagcagcaggaggacgaggaggagggcgagaggggtCCCGGGGAGGAcgagcaggaggacagagagaacaagagcgtcaagaagaaggagaagaagcgcATCCTGCCCCCGTCGCCCAAAGAGGCGAAGAGGCCCGAGGACGGCAGGGCGAtggagagggggcggagggacTCGTTCAGGGACAAAAAGAAGGACGAGGATGACGGAGAGATCGATGAGGGAGAGATCGAT GATGATGACCTGGAGGAGGGCGAGGTCAAAGACCCCATGGACCGCAAGATCAGACCTCGGCCAATCTGTCGGTTCTTTATTAAAG GAAACTGCACCTGGGGCATGAGCTGCAGGTTCATCCACCCTGGAGTGAACGACAAGGGCAACTACTCACTCATCAGCAAGCCAGACCCCTTCTCCCCTAACGGAGCCCCGCCCGGGGGGGCACCACACGCACTCATGCCCAACAACCCCTGG gGTGCCCCTGTGGTAGAGGagctgcccccgcccccccctccagtggAGCCCCCAGTCGAGAGTGCCTGGGAGAGGGGCTTGAGGCATGCCAAAGAG GTGTTGAAGAAGGCTACGATACGCAAAGAGCAGGAACCGGACTTTGAGGAGAAACGCTTCAACGTGACGATCGGGGAGGACGAACGAGACTTCGACAAAGAGAATGACTTCTTCAGGGAGCGCAGCTACCGTATCACGCGCGACATCAGAGA TGAGATTGACTTCAGAGAGCCTCTCTACGG tggggAACCATACCCAGACCCATACTATGACTATGAGATGGAAGCCttgtggagaggaggccagtatgAGAACTTCAGAGTCCAGTACACAGAGCCCCCCCCTCTACCCTATCATTATACT GAGCGCGAGCGCGACCCCAGAGAGCGTCATCGGGACCGCGAGAGGGAGCGAGACCACCGCGAGAGAGAGCGCcggcagagagagcgggagagggagcgagagagggagcgagagaaggaaaggatgcgcaggaaggaggagtgggagagagaccgCTTGAAGAGAGACGAGAAGGAGAGACCGAGGGAAAGGCCGTTACGGGAGCCCAAGGAGcccaaggagaagaaggagaaggaggagaaaccTCTGAAAGTGCCTCGCTCTCCAACAGACATGCCCCCCAG CAGGCCCATGGAGCCCCCTCAGAAGAAGGAGATGGTTACCATGGTGAAGCGGCCAGATGAGTGGAAGGACCCCTGGCGGAGGTCCAAATCACCACGGAGACGATCCGGAATGGGCTCCCCACCACATGGGCGGAGGAGACACCGGCCCTCtggctcctctgtctctctgtccatttCCTCCAG GTCGTCGTCCCGCTCGTCCTCCTTCACAGGGTCGGGGTCGTCAGGGTCCCGCTCGTCCTCCTTCAGCTCCTACTCCAGCCACTCGTCCCAGCACAGCTCCTTCAGTGGCAGCCGCTCCAg gtccaggtccttctcctcctctccctcgccttcAGGCCGGAAAATCCCCCAAAACAAACCAGAAGTCCTGCCGGTACCGGCTAAAGG ACCCCCCCTGAAGCCTGACGCCCTGCCACCCCCTCGTAgggagaagccccccccccagaagcTCCCCAGCCCGCCTGCTCCTGGCATGCCTGGGAAGCCCCCCAAGCCCGGGCCTGGGgaggggccggggccgggggccAAGCCTGCCAACCCCCGGCCAGGGGCGCGCCCGCCTCAACCTCCCCGGGAGCCcggcaaacctggcaacccgagGGAGGGCCGCAGGAAGGAGAGACTCCCGCAAGACCCACCCCGCAG GCGGACAGTGGGCGGCGGCGCGAGTGGGAGTGGCAGCAGCTTCTCAGGCTCCTCCTCCCGCTCCAGGTCTCgctcctcctccaactcccTCTCTCGTTCGCCCTCTGACTCGCGGAAGTCCAG AAAATCAAG gTCTCTCAGCGTGAGCAGCGTGTCGTCGGTGTCGTCTGTGTCGTCCAGCAGCAGCTCGGTGAGGAGCGCCGACTCGGAGGACATGTACGCCGACCTGGCCAGCCCCGTGTCCTCCGCCAGCTCccgctccccccctccaggacacccccacccgccgccGCACCCCCGCAAGGAGCGCGGCCCGCCCCGCGAAAGAGGGCCCAACAGGGACAAAG GGAAGCCCATTAAGAAGGAGGGCCCGTTCAGAGAGGACCGCAGGAAGATGGACCCGTTGTCCGGCATGCCCCCACGTGGTGCCAACCCCATGCCCAGGTCTGGGCCGGGCGCCAGgggccaccctcacccccatccccaccaacaccctcacccccaccctcacccccaccccatgcAGCCCAACATGGGGCCCGCGGGACCTTATGGCTCCCATAAGGATATCAAGCTCACCCTCCTCAACAAG CAGCAGGCGGACCGTGGTAACAGGAAGAGGCATGTGCCTTCAGAaaggctcccctccccccccaccaagcGCATGGCCATGTCCCCTGACAGAG GTCGGGACAGGAGGATGCTGGGGAGACCCCCGCTCTCGCCCAGAATGGATCGGCCCAGGGGAGGCCCAGGCCAGCG GCCCATGGGGGGGCCCAGGCCCATGGGGGGCCCAAGGCCCATGGGGGGCCCAAGGCCTATGGGGGGCCCTCAGGGAGACAG gAAACGCCCCATGTCTCCACCCACCAAGTCTTCTGGGAAGGGCCCGGGTCCAGCAGCAGGCAAGCCCCCAGGCCCGGGCTCTGCTCCTGGCTCCGCTCCTGGGCCCATGCCCGGGTCCGGCTCTGGATCCGGGCCTGGGTCAGGCAAGTCGAGCAGCACCCTGTCTCGTCGCGAGGAGTTGCTGAAACAACTGAAGGCTGTGGAGGACGCCATCGCTCGCAAGAGAGCAAAGATCCCTGGGAaataa